One window of Streptomyces sp. NBC_00273 genomic DNA carries:
- a CDS encoding bacterial proteasome activator family protein, translated as MEMPRSERSQDSPPHVLIVGQDGTAVGDADDESREVPVTEMVEQPAKVMRIGSMIKQLLEEVRAAPLDEASRVRLKDIHAASVKELEDGLAPELVEELERLSLPFTEEAIPSEAELRIAQAQLVGWLEGLFHGIQTALFAQQMAARAQLEQMRRALPPGGPHDDDEDGGHGAIRSGPYL; from the coding sequence ATGGAGATGCCGAGGAGTGAACGGTCGCAGGACAGCCCCCCGCACGTCCTGATCGTGGGACAGGACGGGACGGCGGTCGGCGACGCCGATGACGAGTCGCGCGAGGTCCCGGTGACGGAAATGGTCGAACAGCCCGCCAAGGTCATGCGGATCGGCAGCATGATCAAGCAACTCCTGGAAGAGGTACGTGCCGCGCCTCTCGACGAGGCGAGCCGGGTCCGGCTCAAGGACATCCACGCCGCCTCGGTCAAGGAGCTGGAGGACGGCCTGGCCCCGGAGCTCGTGGAGGAACTGGAGCGCCTGTCGCTCCCGTTCACCGAGGAGGCCATTCCTTCCGAGGCCGAACTTCGGATCGCCCAGGCCCAGTTGGTGGGCTGGCTGGAGGGCCTCTTCCACGGCATCCAGACGGCCCTGTTCGCACAGCAGATGGCGGCGCGGGCCCAGTTGGAGCAGATGCGCCGCGCCCTCCCGCCGGGCGGACCGCACGACGACGACGAGGACGGCGGCCACGGCGCGATCCGCTCGGGCCCGTACCTCTAG
- a CDS encoding PadR family transcriptional regulator codes for MSIRHGLLALLERGPRYGSQLRTEFESRTGSTWPLNVGQVYTTLARLERDGLVAPDGEDAAGHTLYAITDAGRTELLQWYGRPVDRANPPRDELSIKLAMAVGAPGVDIRAVIQSQRHATIKAMQDYTRLKATALAAVESGRSRERDDVAWLLVLEQLIFQTEAEARWLDHCEARLVRLSLPADRRAAEPEPPQAAPAETPAPTTTTPPRTARTRRG; via the coding sequence ATGTCGATCCGTCACGGGCTACTCGCCCTGCTGGAACGGGGTCCTCGGTACGGCTCCCAGCTGCGCACCGAGTTCGAATCCCGCACCGGCTCCACCTGGCCGCTCAACGTCGGGCAGGTGTACACGACCCTCGCCCGTCTCGAACGGGACGGCCTCGTCGCCCCCGACGGCGAGGACGCCGCCGGCCACACCCTCTACGCCATCACCGACGCCGGGCGCACCGAGCTGCTCCAGTGGTACGGGCGCCCCGTCGACCGGGCCAACCCGCCCCGCGACGAGCTGTCCATCAAGCTCGCCATGGCCGTCGGCGCCCCCGGCGTGGACATCCGCGCCGTCATCCAGTCCCAACGGCACGCCACGATCAAGGCGATGCAGGACTACACCCGGCTCAAGGCCACGGCGCTCGCCGCGGTCGAGAGCGGCCGGTCCCGCGAACGCGACGACGTGGCCTGGCTGCTCGTCCTGGAGCAATTGATCTTCCAGACCGAGGCCGAGGCCCGCTGGCTCGACCACTGCGAAGCCCGGCTCGTCCGGCTCTCCCTGCCGGCCGACCGGAGAGCCGCGGAACCCGAACCGCCCCAGGCCGCCCCAGCCGAGACCCCGGCCCCGACCACCACCACCCCGCCCCGTACCGCTCGTACGCGCCGTGGCTGA
- a CDS encoding ABC transporter permease, whose amino-acid sequence MLALPIVGVSAADLTLRSAELSPEQSLTRMIGAADARVSHSYLSGPVYQNPDGTRSSPVGGYKDYDPSKSSREKPEPVESLLPPGTQVLKDSSGYTKVRTTHGLLDTQLRELDTHSPLVKGMITLNRGRLPEAPGEVIATQAFLKDSGYSVGSSVTPRGATSPYKVVGAYELPDELSRPEIIAPPGTLIDPLNKALVASGGRTVNADDKYLVKVSGAGVTWDAVKAANTKGLVVVSRAVVLDPPADSEVPLYQDEPSSKSERDGNKTVQTAILATVVGLAMLEICLLAGPAFAVGARRSRRQLGLVGANGGDRRHIRSIVLSGGLVLGAVAAVIGTVVGVVLTVVLRPVLEESLGNRFGGFDFRPLELAGIALLAVITGLLAAIVPAVTASRQTVLASLTGRRGIRRANRVLPVIGLIAVGAGAAIALYGTTSDLGSPVVAGGSALAELGIVALTPVLVGLFGRLGRWLPLSPRLALRDAVRNRGRTAPAVAAVLAAVAGTVAVATYQHSYDVQMRQEYRAELPHGTGLLDATENSAYKEVPALREALAKQLPLAQRADVDRLVVGKPSCESFSSDPGCGRAEVITPKDQRCPLYEDVKGSEAFSDAQRKELRQDWRCQEPRHGTQHPVVVGDEKVLGVLAVTDPGSVAALKAGQAVSFDKRQVKDGKLTLRIITEQGKDDIMRGRYDETPGEDKVLTVHQAPDSVESWGVDLILPPAAAKAAGLVTAPVGSYFRLDGTASSEQRQRMDGEIERMGVEVALRIEAGYEGDNSLVMLALAVFAGLVTIGAAGIATGLAQADAEADLKTLAAVGAAPRVRRTLSGFQCGVVALMGVVLGSAAGILPAVGLRLTEQREADALYQESIDRGYSAITEAVPFVPISVPWETLGGLVVVVPLGAALLAALVTRSSGALARRAAG is encoded by the coding sequence ATGCTCGCCCTGCCGATCGTCGGGGTGAGCGCCGCCGACCTCACGCTGCGCAGCGCCGAACTCTCCCCCGAGCAGAGCCTCACCCGGATGATCGGCGCCGCCGACGCCCGGGTGAGCCACTCGTACCTGTCCGGGCCCGTCTACCAGAACCCCGACGGCACGAGATCCTCGCCCGTCGGCGGCTACAAGGACTACGACCCCTCGAAGTCCTCGCGGGAGAAGCCGGAACCGGTGGAGTCCCTGCTCCCGCCCGGGACCCAGGTCCTCAAGGACAGCAGCGGCTACACCAAGGTCCGCACCACGCACGGGCTGCTCGACACCCAGCTGCGCGAACTCGACACGCACAGCCCCCTGGTGAAGGGCATGATCACGCTCAATCGCGGCCGGCTGCCCGAGGCCCCGGGCGAGGTCATCGCCACCCAGGCCTTCCTGAAGGACTCCGGCTACTCCGTCGGTTCCTCGGTCACCCCGCGCGGCGCCACCTCCCCGTACAAGGTCGTCGGCGCCTACGAGCTGCCGGACGAACTCTCACGCCCCGAGATCATCGCCCCGCCCGGGACGTTGATCGACCCGCTGAACAAGGCGCTGGTGGCGTCCGGCGGGCGCACGGTGAACGCCGACGACAAGTACCTGGTCAAGGTCAGCGGCGCGGGCGTCACCTGGGACGCGGTCAAGGCGGCCAACACCAAGGGCCTGGTCGTCGTCTCCCGCGCCGTCGTCCTCGACCCGCCCGCCGACTCCGAGGTCCCGCTCTACCAGGACGAGCCGAGTTCGAAGTCCGAGCGGGACGGCAACAAGACCGTCCAGACGGCCATCCTGGCCACCGTCGTGGGCCTGGCCATGCTGGAGATCTGCCTGCTCGCCGGACCGGCCTTCGCGGTCGGCGCCCGCCGCTCGCGCCGCCAGCTGGGCCTGGTCGGCGCCAACGGCGGCGACCGGCGCCACATCCGCTCCATCGTGCTCTCCGGCGGCCTGGTCCTCGGCGCCGTCGCCGCCGTCATCGGTACCGTCGTCGGCGTCGTGCTCACCGTCGTGCTGCGACCGGTGCTGGAGGAGTCGCTCGGCAACCGCTTCGGCGGCTTCGACTTCCGCCCGCTGGAACTGGCCGGCATCGCCCTGCTCGCCGTGATCACCGGCCTGCTGGCCGCGATCGTCCCGGCCGTCACCGCCTCCCGGCAGACCGTGCTGGCCTCGCTGACCGGCCGCCGCGGCATCCGCCGCGCCAATCGGGTGCTGCCCGTCATCGGCCTGATCGCCGTCGGCGCCGGCGCGGCGATCGCCCTCTACGGCACCACCTCGGACCTGGGCAGCCCCGTCGTCGCGGGCGGCAGCGCCCTCGCCGAACTCGGCATCGTCGCCCTCACCCCGGTCCTGGTCGGCCTGTTCGGCCGGCTCGGGCGGTGGCTGCCGCTGTCGCCGCGGCTCGCGCTGCGCGACGCCGTCCGCAATCGCGGGCGTACGGCCCCCGCCGTGGCCGCCGTACTGGCCGCCGTCGCCGGAACCGTCGCCGTGGCGACGTACCAGCACAGCTACGACGTGCAGATGCGCCAGGAGTACCGGGCTGAACTGCCCCACGGAACCGGGCTGCTGGACGCCACCGAGAACAGTGCGTACAAGGAGGTGCCCGCCCTGCGCGAGGCCCTTGCCAAGCAACTGCCGCTGGCCCAGCGGGCGGACGTCGACCGGCTGGTCGTCGGCAAACCGAGCTGTGAATCGTTCTCCTCGGACCCCGGCTGCGGCCGCGCCGAGGTCATCACGCCCAAGGACCAGCGCTGCCCGCTCTACGAGGACGTCAAGGGCAGCGAGGCCTTCTCCGACGCGCAGCGCAAGGAACTGCGCCAGGACTGGCGCTGCCAGGAACCCCGGCACGGCACGCAGCACCCCGTCGTCGTCGGCGACGAGAAGGTGCTGGGCGTGCTCGCGGTCACCGACCCGGGCTCCGTGGCCGCGCTCAAGGCCGGCCAGGCCGTCTCCTTCGACAAGCGCCAGGTCAAGGACGGCAAGCTCACCCTGCGGATCATCACCGAACAGGGCAAGGACGACATCATGCGCGGGCGCTACGACGAGACGCCCGGCGAGGACAAGGTCCTCACCGTCCACCAGGCACCCGACTCGGTCGAGAGCTGGGGCGTCGATCTGATCCTGCCGCCCGCGGCGGCCAAGGCCGCCGGGCTGGTCACCGCGCCCGTGGGCTCGTACTTCCGCCTCGACGGGACGGCGTCCAGCGAGCAGCGCCAGCGGATGGACGGGGAGATCGAGCGGATGGGCGTGGAGGTCGCCCTGCGCATCGAGGCGGGCTACGAGGGCGACAACAGCCTCGTCATGCTGGCCCTCGCCGTCTTCGCGGGACTCGTCACCATCGGCGCGGCCGGCATCGCCACGGGGCTCGCCCAGGCCGACGCCGAGGCCGACCTGAAGACGCTGGCCGCGGTGGGCGCGGCGCCGCGGGTGCGGCGGACGCTGAGCGGCTTCCAGTGCGGGGTGGTCGCCCTCATGGGCGTCGTCCTGGGCTCGGCGGCCGGGATCCTGCCCGCCGTCGGCCTGCGCCTGACGGAGCAGCGGGAAGCGGACGCGCTCTACCAGGAGTCGATCGATCGGGGCTACTCGGCGATCACGGAAGCGGTGCCGTTCGTGCCGATCTCCGTGCCGTGGGAGACCCTCGGCGGGCTGGTCGTCGTGGTTCCGCTGGGCGCGGCCCTGCTGGCGGCCCTCGTCACCCGCTCCAGCGGCGCGCTGGCCCGCCGGGCCGCGGGGTAG
- a CDS encoding ABC transporter ATP-binding protein: MPDQPQPQSQSQQPVLQLDRLVRTHGSGATEVHALRGIDLSVFPGELVAVMGPSGSGKSTLLTLAGGLDTPSSGRVIVEGTDITAASRKQLAALRRRSIGYVFQDYNLIPALTAAENVALPRELDGISARKARVSALAALEEMGLGQLAERFPDEMSGGQQQRVAIARALVGDRRLVLADEPTGALDSETGESVLALLRARCDAGAAGILVTHEPRFAAWADRVVFLRDGSVVDETLRSHADSLLSGQAAGQ, from the coding sequence ATGCCTGACCAGCCCCAGCCCCAATCCCAGTCCCAGCAGCCCGTACTGCAGTTGGACCGACTCGTGCGCACGCACGGCAGCGGCGCCACCGAGGTGCACGCCCTGCGCGGGATCGACCTCTCGGTCTTCCCCGGCGAACTCGTCGCCGTGATGGGCCCCTCCGGCTCCGGCAAGTCCACGCTGCTCACCCTCGCGGGCGGACTCGACACCCCGAGCAGCGGCCGGGTGATCGTCGAGGGCACCGACATCACCGCAGCGAGCCGCAAGCAGCTGGCCGCCCTGCGCCGCCGCAGCATCGGGTACGTCTTCCAGGACTACAACCTGATACCGGCCCTCACCGCCGCCGAGAACGTGGCGCTGCCCCGGGAACTCGACGGGATATCCGCCCGCAAGGCCCGCGTCTCCGCGCTCGCCGCGCTGGAGGAGATGGGCCTGGGCCAGCTCGCCGAGCGCTTCCCCGACGAGATGTCCGGCGGCCAGCAGCAGCGCGTGGCCATCGCCCGCGCCCTCGTGGGCGACCGCCGCCTGGTCCTCGCCGACGAGCCGACCGGCGCCCTGGACTCCGAGACCGGCGAGTCCGTCCTCGCCCTGCTGCGCGCCCGCTGCGACGCGGGCGCCGCCGGGATCCTCGTCACCCACGAGCCGCGGTTCGCCGCCTGGGCCGACCGCGTGGTCTTCCTGCGCGACGGCAGCGTGGTCGACGAGACCCTGCGCAGCCACGCCGACTCCCTCCTCTCGGGGCAGGCGGCCGGCCAGTGA
- a CDS encoding dihydrolipoamide acetyltransferase family protein, whose protein sequence is MPQVMEFKLPDLGEGLTEAEIVRWLVAVGDVVAIDQPVVEVETAKAMVEVPCPYGGVVTARFGEEGTELPVGAPLITVAVGAASLPQAPAAQAAEAEGAGNVPRPLIGYGEDHSRPARRRRVRPVTAAVSAPVVAAPVAPVAPAVPVAPAVVAGPVPVISPLVRKLAKDGGVDLRALTGSGPEGLILRADVEAALAALRAPEPAPVAAAPAVAARGERIPLKGVRGAVAEKLSRSRREIPDATCWVDADATELMAARAAMNAVGGPKISVLALLARICTAALARYPELNSTVDLAAKEIVRLPSVHLGFAAQTERGLVVPVVRDAQHRNPESLSAEFARLTELARAGKLAPADLTGGTFTLNNYGVFGVDGSTPIINHPEAAMLGVGRIIDKPWVHEGQLAVRKVVQLSLTFDHRVCDGGTAGGFLRYVADCVESPAVLLRSL, encoded by the coding sequence ATGCCGCAGGTAATGGAATTCAAGCTTCCCGATCTCGGGGAGGGCCTGACCGAGGCCGAGATCGTCCGCTGGCTGGTCGCGGTGGGCGATGTCGTCGCCATCGACCAGCCGGTGGTCGAGGTCGAGACGGCCAAGGCGATGGTGGAGGTTCCGTGCCCCTACGGCGGTGTGGTCACCGCCCGTTTCGGGGAGGAGGGCACGGAACTGCCCGTCGGAGCACCGTTGATCACCGTGGCGGTGGGGGCGGCGTCGCTCCCGCAGGCCCCGGCCGCGCAGGCGGCCGAGGCCGAGGGCGCCGGCAACGTGCCCCGGCCCCTGATCGGTTACGGCGAGGACCACTCGCGCCCGGCGCGTCGGCGACGGGTGCGACCCGTCACCGCCGCGGTGTCGGCGCCGGTCGTCGCCGCTCCGGTCGCTCCGGTCGCTCCGGCGGTTCCTGTTGCTCCGGCGGTTGTCGCCGGCCCGGTGCCGGTGATCTCGCCGCTGGTGCGCAAGCTGGCCAAGGACGGCGGGGTCGACCTGCGTGCGCTGACGGGGTCGGGGCCCGAGGGTCTGATCCTGCGGGCCGACGTCGAGGCGGCGCTGGCCGCGCTGCGGGCGCCCGAACCGGCCCCGGTCGCCGCGGCACCTGCGGTGGCGGCACGGGGCGAGCGGATCCCGCTCAAGGGAGTGCGCGGGGCGGTCGCCGAGAAGCTCTCGCGCAGCCGCCGGGAGATCCCGGACGCCACGTGCTGGGTCGACGCGGACGCCACCGAGCTGATGGCCGCCCGAGCCGCGATGAACGCGGTCGGCGGTCCCAAGATCTCGGTGCTCGCGCTGCTGGCCCGGATCTGCACGGCCGCCCTGGCCCGGTACCCGGAGCTCAACTCCACCGTGGACCTCGCGGCCAAGGAGATCGTCCGGCTCCCGTCGGTGCACCTGGGCTTCGCCGCGCAGACCGAGCGGGGCCTGGTGGTCCCGGTGGTCCGGGACGCGCAGCACCGCAACCCGGAGTCCCTGTCGGCGGAGTTCGCCCGACTGACCGAGCTCGCCCGGGCCGGGAAGCTGGCCCCGGCCGATCTGACCGGCGGCACCTTCACCCTGAACAACTACGGGGTGTTCGGGGTCGACGGCTCCACGCCGATCATCAACCACCCCGAGGCGGCGATGCTGGGCGTGGGCCGGATCATCGACAAGCCGTGGGTCCACGAGGGTCAGCTGGCGGTCCGCAAGGTCGTCCAGCTGTCGCTGACCTTCGACCACCGGGTGTGCGACGGCGGCACGGCGGGCGGCTTCCTGCGCTACGTCGCCGACTGCGTGGAATCCCCGGCGGTGCTGCTGCGCAGCCTGTAG
- a CDS encoding NAD(P)H-quinone oxidoreductase, which produces MHAITIEQPGGPEALVWADVPDPVPGEGEVLVEVAASAVNRADVLQRQGFYDPPPGAPRHPGLECSGRIAAMGPGVSGWSVGDEVCALLAGGGYAERVAVPAGQLLPVPAGVDLVTAAALPEVVTTVWSNVFMVAGLRPGETLLVHGGSSGIGTMAIQLAKAVGATVAVTAGGPEKLARCKELGADILIDYREQDFVAALREATGGAGADVILDIMGAKYLARNVDALAVNGRLAVIGLQGGVKAELNLGALLAKRAAITATSLRARPLEEKAAIVAAVREHVWPLVAAGRVRPVVHAAFPMRDAAEAHRVLESSAHVGKLLLTV; this is translated from the coding sequence ATGCATGCGATCACCATCGAGCAGCCCGGCGGCCCCGAGGCCCTCGTCTGGGCCGACGTACCCGATCCGGTGCCGGGCGAGGGCGAGGTCCTCGTCGAGGTCGCGGCGAGCGCCGTGAACCGCGCCGACGTTCTCCAGCGACAGGGGTTCTACGATCCGCCGCCCGGCGCCCCGCGCCATCCGGGGCTGGAGTGCTCCGGGCGGATCGCCGCGATGGGGCCGGGGGTGTCCGGCTGGTCCGTGGGCGACGAGGTGTGCGCCCTGCTGGCGGGCGGCGGGTACGCGGAGCGGGTGGCCGTGCCGGCGGGGCAGCTACTGCCGGTCCCTGCGGGCGTGGACCTGGTGACGGCGGCCGCGCTGCCCGAGGTCGTCACGACCGTGTGGTCCAACGTGTTCATGGTGGCGGGGCTCCGCCCCGGCGAGACCCTGCTGGTGCACGGCGGATCCAGCGGGATCGGGACCATGGCGATCCAGCTGGCGAAGGCGGTGGGCGCGACGGTCGCCGTGACGGCGGGCGGCCCGGAGAAGCTGGCGCGCTGCAAGGAGCTGGGTGCGGACATCCTGATCGACTACCGCGAGCAGGACTTCGTGGCCGCGCTGCGCGAGGCGACGGGCGGAGCCGGGGCGGACGTGATCCTGGACATCATGGGCGCGAAGTACCTCGCCCGGAACGTGGACGCCCTGGCCGTGAACGGGCGGCTCGCGGTGATCGGGCTCCAGGGCGGGGTGAAGGCCGAGCTGAACCTCGGCGCGTTGCTGGCCAAGCGGGCGGCGATCACCGCCACCTCGCTGCGCGCCCGCCCGCTGGAGGAGAAGGCGGCCATCGTCGCCGCCGTGCGCGAGCACGTGTGGCCGCTGGTGGCCGCGGGGCGGGTCCGCCCGGTGGTCCACGCGGCGTTCCCGATGCGGGACGCCGCCGAGGCCCACCGGGTCCTGGAGTCCAGCGCCCACGTGGGCAAGCTGCTGCTCACGGTGTGA
- a CDS encoding molybdopterin molybdotransferase MoeA, whose amino-acid sequence MTPTNSAEQALDEALALVSRTPEGGGTGGAGGGTGGHRASGWQRARDTAAQAGSRVRPRTHRVPLADALGEVLATPLDALTDLPSFDTSAMDGWAVAGPGPWSVRAGGGVLAGSERPEPLTDGEAVRIATGARIPGDATAVIRTEHCREAGTQLFADRPVLTGQDIRPRGQECRSGDLLLPAGSLVTPAVLGLAAAAGYDELTTRPRPRVEILVLGDELLTEGRPHEGLVRDALSPMLGPWMDRLGAEVIGTRRLGDDPAGAAALLEAVTTSTADVLVTTGGTASGPVDHVHPVLRKAGAELLVDGVAVRPGHPMLLARIGSRAAAENDENDGNTVRHVVGLPGNPLAAVSGLLTLAEPLLRALAGRRRRPRYTAPVQGDVPGHPYDTRLVPVLLSDEHAVPLRYHGPAMLRGVAAADALAVVPPKGARSGQELEILDLPWASGGCFT is encoded by the coding sequence ATGACCCCCACGAACTCCGCGGAGCAGGCTCTCGACGAGGCCCTCGCACTGGTCAGCCGCACCCCCGAGGGCGGCGGTACGGGCGGCGCGGGAGGCGGCACGGGCGGCCACCGCGCCTCCGGCTGGCAGCGGGCCCGGGACACCGCCGCACAAGCCGGGAGCAGGGTGCGGCCCCGTACCCACCGCGTGCCCCTCGCGGACGCCCTCGGCGAAGTCCTGGCCACCCCCCTGGACGCACTGACCGACCTGCCGTCCTTCGACACCTCCGCCATGGACGGCTGGGCCGTCGCGGGCCCCGGCCCCTGGAGCGTGCGCGCCGGCGGCGGCGTGCTGGCCGGCTCCGAACGGCCGGAGCCCCTCACCGACGGCGAGGCCGTACGGATCGCCACCGGCGCCCGGATCCCCGGCGACGCCACCGCCGTCATCCGCACCGAGCACTGCCGCGAGGCCGGCACCCAGCTCTTCGCCGACCGGCCCGTCCTCACCGGCCAGGACATCCGCCCGCGGGGCCAGGAGTGCCGCTCCGGCGACCTGCTGCTGCCCGCCGGCTCCCTGGTCACCCCGGCCGTGTTGGGGCTCGCCGCAGCCGCCGGGTACGACGAGCTGACCACCCGGCCCCGCCCCCGCGTGGAGATCCTGGTGCTCGGCGACGAGCTGCTCACCGAGGGCCGCCCGCACGAGGGGCTGGTCCGCGACGCCCTCAGCCCCATGCTCGGGCCCTGGATGGACCGCCTCGGCGCCGAGGTCATCGGCACGCGGCGGCTCGGCGACGACCCGGCGGGGGCCGCGGCGCTCCTGGAGGCCGTCACCACGAGCACCGCCGATGTCCTCGTCACCACGGGCGGCACCGCCTCCGGCCCCGTCGACCACGTCCATCCCGTACTGCGGAAGGCCGGCGCCGAACTGCTGGTCGACGGGGTGGCGGTGCGCCCCGGGCACCCCATGCTGCTGGCCCGCATCGGGTCCAGGGCCGCCGCCGAGAACGACGAGAACGACGGGAACACGGTGCGCCATGTCGTCGGGCTGCCCGGAAACCCGCTGGCCGCCGTCTCCGGGCTGCTGACCCTCGCCGAACCCCTGCTGCGCGCCCTCGCCGGCCGCCGCAGGCGCCCCCGCTACACGGCGCCGGTGCAGGGCGACGTACCGGGCCACCCGTACGACACCCGGCTGGTCCCGGTCCTGCTGAGCGACGAACACGCGGTGCCGCTGCGCTACCACGGACCTGCGATGCTGCGCGGTGTGGCCGCCGCCGACGCGCTGGCCGTCGTACCGCCCAAGGGCGCGCGGTCCGGGCAGGAACTGGAGATCCTCGATCTGCCCTGGGCTTCTGGAGGATGTTTCACGTGA
- a CDS encoding NTP transferase domain-containing protein, with amino-acid sequence MSYDAIVLAGGAAQRLGGADKPALSVGGRALLDRVLDACPDARTTVVVGGRRATARPVRWTREDPPGGGPVAALDAGLRLTSAELVLVLSADLPFLDRETVGTLLDAAGGDGAMLRDPDGRDQPLVAAYRAEPLRREIALLAAEHGTLTGLPLRALTAALDLARVTSRPLASFDCDTWDDLAAARARIREHGSVLEQWITAVKSELGIDLPVDTKTLLDLARDAAHGVARPAAPLTTFLVGYAAAHAAATGADPAQAVAEASRKAADLALRWADEAASDTSERNGSG; translated from the coding sequence ATGAGCTACGACGCGATCGTGCTGGCCGGCGGCGCCGCGCAGCGACTCGGTGGGGCCGACAAGCCCGCGCTGAGCGTCGGCGGCCGCGCACTCCTCGACCGCGTCCTCGACGCCTGCCCGGACGCCCGGACCACCGTCGTCGTCGGCGGTCGCCGCGCCACCGCGCGCCCGGTCCGCTGGACCCGTGAGGACCCGCCCGGCGGCGGCCCCGTGGCCGCGCTGGACGCCGGTCTGCGCCTCACCTCCGCCGAGCTGGTCCTCGTACTCTCCGCCGACCTGCCCTTCCTCGACCGGGAGACCGTAGGGACCCTGCTGGACGCCGCCGGCGGGGACGGGGCGATGCTGCGGGACCCCGACGGCCGGGACCAGCCGCTGGTCGCCGCCTACCGGGCCGAGCCGCTGCGCCGCGAGATCGCCCTGCTCGCCGCCGAGCACGGCACGCTCACCGGGCTCCCGCTCCGTGCGCTCACCGCCGCACTGGACCTCGCCCGCGTCACGTCCCGGCCGCTCGCCTCCTTCGACTGCGACACCTGGGACGATCTCGCCGCCGCCCGCGCCCGGATCAGGGAGCATGGAAGCGTGCTGGAGCAATGGATCACCGCCGTCAAGAGTGAGCTGGGCATCGACCTCCCCGTCGACACCAAGACCCTGCTCGACCTCGCCCGGGACGCCGCCCACGGCGTCGCCCGACCCGCCGCCCCGCTGACCACCTTCCTGGTCGGCTACGCGGCGGCGCATGCCGCCGCCACCGGCGCCGACCCCGCCCAGGCCGTCGCCGAGGCCTCCCGCAAGGCGGCCGACCTGGCGCTGCGGTGGGCCGACGAGGCGGCATCCGACACCTCCGAACGGAACGGCTCCGGATGA
- a CDS encoding potassium channel family protein has protein sequence MFHVKLHGQDSMARGADEKLVSRRIKLPKRVVENPLRQVTKRLLMALFVLFLTVFIVWLDRGGYHDNANEQVDLLDCFYYATVTLSTTGYGDIVPYSDSARLINILLITPLRVLFLIILVGTTLEVLTERTREEWRLKSWRKNLREHTVVIGFGTKGRSALQTLLATGLSKEQVVIVDPSAKVIDTANAEGFTGVVGDATRSDVLLRAELQKARQIVIATQRDDTAVLVTLTARQLNRGAKIVAAVREEENAPLLRQSGADAVITSASAAGRLLGLSVLSPSAGTVMEDLIQQGSGLDLIERPARKSEAGKSVRDTEDLVVSVVRGHRLLPYDDPHASPIQLTDRLITIVRATPPASPQVRFGPAD, from the coding sequence ATGTTTCACGTGAAACTGCACGGCCAGGACTCCATGGCCCGCGGCGCCGACGAGAAACTCGTCTCCCGGCGCATCAAGCTGCCCAAGCGCGTCGTCGAGAACCCGCTGAGGCAGGTCACCAAGCGCCTGCTGATGGCGTTGTTCGTACTCTTCCTGACGGTCTTCATCGTGTGGCTGGACCGTGGTGGCTACCACGACAACGCCAACGAGCAGGTCGATCTCCTCGACTGCTTCTACTACGCCACGGTGACGCTGTCCACGACGGGCTACGGCGACATCGTGCCGTACAGCGACAGCGCACGACTGATCAACATCCTGCTGATCACCCCGCTGCGCGTGCTGTTCCTGATCATCCTGGTCGGTACCACCCTGGAAGTCCTGACGGAACGGACGAGGGAAGAGTGGCGGCTGAAGAGCTGGAGGAAGAACTTGCGTGAGCACACGGTCGTCATCGGCTTCGGCACGAAGGGCCGCTCGGCCCTCCAGACGCTGCTGGCCACCGGCCTCTCCAAGGAACAGGTCGTCATCGTCGACCCCAGCGCCAAGGTGATCGACACGGCCAACGCGGAGGGCTTCACGGGCGTGGTCGGCGACGCCACCCGCTCCGACGTCCTGCTCCGCGCCGAGCTACAGAAGGCCCGTCAGATCGTCATCGCCACCCAGCGGGACGACACGGCGGTCCTGGTCACCCTGACCGCCCGACAGCTCAACCGCGGGGCGAAGATCGTCGCGGCAGTGCGCGAGGAGGAGAACGCCCCGCTGCTGCGCCAGTCCGGCGCGGACGCGGTCATCACGAGCGCGAGCGCGGCCGGCCGGCTGCTGGGCCTCTCGGTGCTCAGCCCGAGTGCGGGCACCGTGATGGAGGACCTGATCCAGCAGGGCAGCGGTCTCGACCTCATCGAACGCCCCGCCCGCAAGTCCGAGGCCGGCAAGTCAGTACGGGACACCGAGGACCTGGTCGTGAGCGTGGTGCGCGGCCACCGGCTGCTCCCGTACGACGATCCGCACGCGAGCCCGATCCAGCTGACGGACCGTCTCATCACCATCGTGCGGGCGACGCCGCCGGCCTCGCCGCAGGTGAGGTTCGGACCTGCCGATTAG